In Hyla sarda isolate aHylSar1 chromosome 12, aHylSar1.hap1, whole genome shotgun sequence, a genomic segment contains:
- the LOC130296281 gene encoding DNA-binding protein inhibitor ID-3-A-like → MKASSPVRSMASCYQAVCCLSEQSLSIARSSSHKGSEETMGLLYDTNDCYSKLQELVPGIPQGSKLSQVEILQHVIDYIFDLQILLGEEQNSSILSLQILDFSEMTTKRDASSICHGPCQQPWCGKKKNNTSFHETTDLKMEEFNSFSNKEKFIILSHKKTSHKIPQNSLKLQSKTKLLIPMSTFFYSTAECCNTHRPNV, encoded by the coding sequence ATGAAAGCCAGCAGCCCTGTGAGATCTATGGCCAGCTGCTACCAGGCTGTGTGCTGCTTGTCTGAACAGAGTCTGAGCATTGCCAGAAGCAGCAGTCACAAGGGATCAGAAGAGACCATGGGTCTACTCTATGACACGAATGACTGCTACTCCAAGCTTCAGGAGCTAGTGCCTGGGATTCCTCAAGGGAGCAAGCTCAGCCAAGTAGAGATCCTACAACATGTCATTGACTACATCTTCGACCTGCAGATATTGTTGGGTGAAGAACAGAACAGCTCCATCCTCTCCTTACAGATATTAGACTTCTCAGAGATGACAACAAAAAGAGATGCCAGCAGCATTTGCCACGGACCATGCCAACAGCCATGGtgtgggaagaaaaaaaataatacttctTTCCATGAAACAACAGATTTGAAGATGGAAGAATTTAACTCTTTCAGCAATAAAgaaaaatttattattttatccCACAAAAAGACTTCCCACAAAATCCCACAAAATTCCCTCAAACTCCAGTCAAAGACCAAACTTCTGATCCCTATGTCCACCTTCTTTTATTCCACAGCCGAATGCTGCAACACCCATAGACCAAATGTCTGA